The region CTTAGCTTTTGTATCACTTCCCGCTTGCTATATATATCGGAGCCTGATTCTGAGACACGTGGTGAATCAGAGCAGTTGGAATGATGGAATGGCTTTGGAGGCAACTCAAGGCGATCAGGAGATGATGCCCACATAATGCCATTATCCTTGTTGAAATCAGATGTGGGAACTGTCACCAGAGGGAGAGCAACTTCAGATGAAGGCGGCATGTGGCCATTAGGCGGGTGCTTACCCCCTATGCTTTCAGCTCCTGTTTTCAACCAGAAACTTGAATAAGAGACCAAGAGGtagaattaaatttataaaattacatgcACCAACACCTTAACTTTCACTATTAAAAAAGGTAAAGCATTAGAGAGCTATGTAGCTCCAACTCTTCGATTTTTTTCTGAAGTACCTATGTCAGTCACATTTTCGAACATAGGTATAGCATATGACCTCCAAATACATgagaaaatgttaaaattttgagcATACCCATATCATACACCCAACAATCACAActgagtccaagtaacatagtGAGTAAATCAATCTATGACTAACCAAATTAAGAATGGCAAAGAACAGGACTGTCATTGAGAACTCCAAAAGGACCTTGTCTCCCAATATGAAGAGCAACATGTTACAGCAAAGGCCAAAGGGAAATATTGTcatttattattactttaaggtAAGAGATTCCAGATTAGGACGTTGATCCAAAAGGAAAGTGAGACTTTGCTTTTTCTATTTCAAGCCAATACGTGACTATTTACGCTTTAAAAAAAAAGTGGCTTTGGAATATATCGGGATTCTCAACAAGCTTTTCTTCCCTTTTGTCACCCCACTCCAAAGATCCAAACTAAAGCATTGAAAGGTGAAAGGTAacaaaattgtttatttattagcAGCCTCACACCTGAAATGCAGTTGAAGCACCAATCATCTTCTTGAGTAAATGAATACATGTTTGAGTGTAAACGGCAACCTGATGATCTCCTCCTGTCAGAAGATCCAATTCCTGTAACAAGCTAAATTCAGAAGCAGGCATATATTCAATAGAAACTATTGCCGAAAAAGATGCTAGCTTACCTTTCGATCTAGTAGAAGAATCATGCTGTTGCTTGGTATCAAGTGCCTGCTTCAGCTTGTAACCAAGGCGGATTGATAAGGTACTCAGCAAGGCACCACCAGCAATAAGAATCCAATTTAGCCCCTCACCCTGAAAACTTCTTGACTTCTGACCCCTAGATACCTGGCCACCTCTTGTATTCATTTTAAGAGTGAGGGGTCAGAGGAGAAAATTCTGAATCATCCAAGTATGACCTATAGTCAGAGTGCACCAAACTGCCATTACTcctcatttaaaacaaaatttaggtGAAATAGCATTAAGAAATACATAAGTTTAACAAAGGCCACCTATCTTCTCAAGAAACAAAAGGGTCTAATGAATTGCAAGTGAACCAAATACACTAATGAAAAAACAGTGCTTAAACTGCATGATTTCAATTTTGAGAGCAATTTGAATAACAAGAAATGCAATTAAGCTGTTCAACTAACAAAAGAGCAGGTTTGGCCTCTCTAAGAAGAAATCATCATCCATGGTTAGAATGTTTAAAACAACGATATAAACACGATCAACATCCCAAGCATTAAAGGGAATATACAAACACTAGATAACATCATAAAAACAGATGAGCCACAGATCAAGTTGGTAACTTCATCAATTAAAAAAAGCACCTTTCAAGTTCTATCCTTTCGAATTGGATATCAAGTTCAACAATAAATCTAAACAGTGTTGATCTACCAATCATAACAAAAGTAAACAATATTAACTAACTTATCCGTTACACAGCATTGTAAGGGATGCAGCATCAGTCATCAAATAAGTTTGAAAgattcaatataaatcaacaaaaCAGTGTATGTCCAAATACTAGCACAAACGAGAGAAATAACATTCAATCTTCTAAACAAACTCCATTAAAATCAACTACAATAAAATCAACTACACAAAGCTTCGATTCAATTCGTCGCATTAAAATCAATACCTTACTACTGCAATGAGAATACAAACTCCATTTCTTCTAATATAAAAAAACGTTATAATTAACGTTTCGCAATACTGGAAACTTTATTCAAAGTAGTCGGAATCagcagaaagaaaaaagagattatcgatcaaaattttttgaaattcgatgagaaaaaatgaaaaaagcaAACCTCATTCAAGAAtggaaaaaaattagggtttgctTGGAGCGGGGTTTATGCTGAAACACTGACACGGCGTCGTTTCCAAGAAGTACTTCCCCTCTGTCACTGTTCACTCTCTCGCTTTTTCTCACTCTCTAGCAATAGAAATGGCAGGAAACTAAAGAGAGGGTTTTTCAAATGGCGGCTTTTGGCTGatggatgatttttatttttatttttctattggattagaaaataaaattgtaaaatctgGAGAGTATTACAATGTGAGCACGAAACGTGTGGGATTTTGCCTCGAATTTTCCGTTTGTTTCTGTTGAAGTTGTTATACCTTTTGGCTATTCATTCTTCATATGTttttcatttataaaaaaaaaggaaaataataataacaaaaaataataataattactacTGCTAAGAAATAATCACAATCACTTGCTGTCGATAAGATTTGGAGCATTTGGATGTTATGCTTTATTCCAatataaaaattcagaaaaattaGTGGatccataaaattaaattaatttatatttttgacttctatattatttgtatttatttattttttaaattaacaattaaattctTAAGGCATGCTCTCAAAGAGACAGaacaacctttttttttatgaaaattgaaaacaacaattaaaataacaatgaaatataaaaaagttattatGCTATTAGGGTTATATCCAACTAAACTTGTCCATGAATCGGGTTACTCGTATAGACTCGAAAGCCTGCTCAAAATTTAAGAatgtttgagtaaaaatattaagCCTGATAAATGGGCTTGAGTAAAAAAATTAGacccatttaaaatatgagtttaaaGATTTAAGGCTCGAGTCCAACCCAAactgtttttaaatttataatactttatattacgTTGCTTTTACatataatgtaattttaaacacattaaaaaaataaatctataagaaatatataatattattctaacgtaaatattaaaataatgttaaaataattatataaaaattgtataaaattattaaatattaaatattaaaataatataatataaatatttaaaaaatatatatatgtggacaATCCTAAATTGAGCTTAGATTAATCTTTtacaaatttgaataaaattttaaacccatatataaattattaaaagattataaattttttattttaaaaaattataaaccctATTCaacttatttttgtttcaatttaatcaatttatattGATTCGTTCTTTCCTTTACTTTACCCTGATTAGTTCAGGATCTGACCGTTCCGACCGACCTTATTTCAAGAACCTTGGCTATAAGGTAAACCGAAATTACtattcataaaatattaaaaatatatatactatcatttatatattttatagttaaattaaaatttaaaattattagtcgattgagttttaattcgacTGGCATGGACATTATTATTAATACAAGAAGACATAAGTTCGAGTGCACTGAAACACGATAATTTTAGGTATTATATGATGCAAAGACATTAATGCCTGCCATCCCGTGAGCGCTATTCAAAGCAACCGAAACCCGGCAAAGAAAATGTTTGCAGCAACCAAGCAAGCATAATTCGCTTGCATCAGACTCAAATAAACAAAGTTTTCATCCATAAATCGAACATCGGTCTTAAAATCCGATCATTTTGGATACGGTATGATTATATGATGCAAACTCGCTAATGAATGCCATCCCGAGACCGCTATTTGAAGCAATTAAAACGCGAAATAGAAATATTTGCAGCAACCAACCAAGCATAATTCACAAACAAATGAAAGACCTTTCATTAATCAACTAAAGATACTGCCCAACATTCCAAGGATCATATATTCCCATATGTAGTCActgaaacaaatgaaaaaaattgaaaaactacATACACGAGGCATCGATATCGATATATAGCCGTCCTGATATACTCTAAAGCATAATTGGAACTAGGATACACAAAGATAGATTCAATATATGAATATAACATAAAAATGGAGCATGAATAAATTGACATGTAATTAGGAAATTACCAATGCACCATGCCGATTCTGATTAACTTGCATTCAACTTCGTTTCTTCGATGTAGTCATGCATCTCATTCAGCCAAAGATCGGCAAACTCACAATTCTTCCATGCCTCAAACCATGGCCCTCCACGAGTATAATGTATGGCTTTAGGAAACGTTTTTGAGTCATTCTCGACAACCTTGTTATGCCCTTCAAGGAAATTCCAAATAGACGGGATCGATCCGATTTCATCATCTTCGAGCCACTGGAACCTATGAAGAAAAGCGCCCGTTTGATTGTTTACAACTTCTGGAGTCAGACCCTTGTTCTTCGGATGACCGCAATTGTACAACACCATCGAGGACCAATTCTTTCGAGGATACAAAGTCTGCACTGCACCATCCATTTTCGTGGTCTCTTTCGGGGTATAATCATGATGAACGCACATGATCGCatatttatcatcaatcaactccATTAATTCCTTTATATCAGCTAAGTAAAGGAAATCACAGTCAATGAACAGCGCCCAACCATTGTAATTCGCCAAGTAGGGAGTCAGGAACCGGGAAAACGAGAACTCGGTACTCTCGAGCTTGTTCCGCTCGCGCCAGTAAAGGCCTTTTTCCCGGAGATCTGATTGAACAATGGGAGTGATCTCGACAGGAACCGATGAACGTTTCAAGATAGAATGGCGGCAGACCTCATAGGCTAGATCTTCACGCGGATCGTAACCGACAAAGATTTTGAAGGGTTTGCTTAAATCGCCATTGTTAGTCACTTGATGAGCTTCGCCATTAGCCAAAGTCATTGTTAGCAGCAGTTTTTTCTTCTATAACAAAGATCTGCACAGTTTTTAAAAttcagtaaaaataataaaataaaccccaaaaaaaggggaaattttctAGGATCAGTTAGTTAAGAATGGCACAGTGAAatatcactcttttttttttcttttacttgttTTTTTTCTCTTGTGGATTCTTGGAAGCCAAACAAAACCAAGAAAGGGAAACTTTAAGATTTCTcttattattgaattaacattGCATCCATTAATGTAAAAAGGAACCAAGAAAAGCATAGAAAAACGTAAATCTAAAACAATAGAAACAGAGATTCAAATTCAGTCAACACAATGCTACACATccatcaaacaaacaaataaataaaaacccaactTAGCAGAAAATTCCATAAATTCAAAGAAAACATGGCACCATTAACGAAAAAAAATCAGATCAGCAAAAATATACGCTTAAAACccagaaaagaaaaacaataattaaactaaaaagagagagagagagagaggaccCAAAAACCAAAACAAAGAGATACCTGAGAAAATGAAGAAAACGCGGGATCTCGAAATTCTTGACagtgaagaaagaagaaagagaacTAAAAGTTTCTTAAGAATAAAGGGGAAGAGGTAGACTCTTGGAAGACTACTTATAGAAATGGGAACTCAAAGAACAGAAAATTAATCTCTAAAATTTCGAAATtatccaatttttattttagattcaaTAGAAATTTTTGTATGAATGTGTTGTGGCGAGGATTTAGCGGTGAAATGAAACGAGGGAAAGGGAGCCAGTTATTCGCTTTTTCCTGTTGACGGGAAGTGACATAATTTCACCGTACAACCCGATGGTCATTATCATACACGTGGTTTAGTGAGTtggatattttattaattactgAATATGTGCTCCAACTCCTCAATACTTTTCATTaattgaaatttagtccctctatttttatttcaaagaCTTTAGTCTCtcggatttaaaaatataatttcaattattaacaccattaaaatttttctgataaatctaaatttattataatatttttttgttacatggttgtcaataaatattgttttatttaaaaatgttaaatcggtgaatttgataaaagaattTAGAGTACTTACATAGTGAAACTTGAATTTAGAATCAACTGGGTTGTGGAGGGTGTATGGAGGCCAACATAGCGGTGAGGGAAGCGCTTTCATGGTTGAAGGAGAGGAGGGTTGCTGCTGTCGTTATGGAAACGGATGGCAGTGTGTAATGATTCAGCTCATGATGGCTGAGTTTCAATCCAAGACAATTTTCTGATTCGCGTACGATAGCAAATAGAGCAGCTCATAATCTCGTTCAAGTAGCTCTATTAAGTGCTAATTATTCTGTGTCGAAAGAGGATCTTAATTGTATTTTGGACATTATTATTTTggataatcttttaataatttaaaacgaAATAAATTGACATAAAAATTAAGTGTATGGAATAAACCTGTCGGGTTAGTGGTCTCCGGCTCTTGATTGATCCATTTAATTTTCATGtgtttgatttttatcttttaaatctTATAAatccttctttaaaaaaaaatcttaatatgTTAATCTGTCAATGCCGAGCAGAGTTAATGCATTTTTTATTCtcaacttaataattattttcacattgaaaaatttgaacttttttttgtctaaattaatcctttaatttggtaaaaaaaatttctaagttagtCTTTAAATTAGACAATTATTCCCATAGTGGAGTCTGATTTTTTTGTGCAAGTTAGTCATTAATATTTTCTTAAAGAAAGTTAGAACATAAAAAGTTTGAGTCTCAGTATGGGTACAATTACCTAATTTAGGCCCGGTATAAGAACAGTTGCCACGTTTAGTCTCAAAAAGTGCATTAACTCGAATtttatggttaaaatatgttataagtctatatactattcataaatttaaaatttagtctataTGCTTTTAGTTCTagaaatttagtctctctactatTTAGATTTCAAATTTTGGGCC is a window of Gossypium hirsutum isolate 1008001.06 chromosome D08, Gossypium_hirsutum_v2.1, whole genome shotgun sequence DNA encoding:
- the LOC107909042 gene encoding uncharacterized protein, with amino-acid sequence MNTRGGQVSRGQKSRSFQGEGLNWILIAGGALLSTLSIRLGYKLKQALDTKQQHDSSTRSKGIGSSDRRRSSGCRLHSNMYSFTQEDDWCFNCISGAESIGGKHPPNGHMPPSSEVALPLVTVPTSDFNKDNGIMWASSPDRLELPPKPFHHSNCSDSPRVSESGSDIYSKREVIQKLRQQLKRRDDMILEMQDQITELQNSLNAQISHSSHLQSQLDVANRDLFDSEREIQRLRKVIAGHCVVRVNTNDKTSTVTALAPDIKNGHANGYLGIETNLDSPEKRRGDEERIGMLRNEVEELKEVIEGKQYLLQSYKEQKMELSMKIKELQQRLDFQLPSIL
- the LOC107909043 gene encoding protein CDI codes for the protein MTLANGEAHQVTNNGDLSKPFKIFVGYDPREDLAYEVCRHSILKRSSVPVEITPIVQSDLREKGLYWRERNKLESTEFSFSRFLTPYLANYNGWALFIDCDFLYLADIKELMELIDDKYAIMCVHHDYTPKETTKMDGAVQTLYPRKNWSSMVLYNCGHPKNKGLTPEVVNNQTGAFLHRFQWLEDDEIGSIPSIWNFLEGHNKVVENDSKTFPKAIHYTRGGPWFEAWKNCEFADLWLNEMHDYIEETKLNAS